The genomic region TTCTTCAAGTACATGCCCGAGCTCATCACCGAGGGGCGCGTCTACTCCGCCGTGCCCCCGCTGCACCGCATCGAGCTGTCCAACCCCAAGAAGGGGATGGACAAGTACGTCTACACCTACTCCGACGACGAGCTGCAGCGAAAGCTCGCCGAGCTGAAGAAGAAGAACGTGCGCTGGAAGGACCCGGTGCAGCGCTACAAGGGCCTCGGCGAGATGGACGCCGACCAGCTGGCCGAGACCACCATGGACCCGCGCCGGCGCACCCTGCGCCGCATCACCGTCGACGACGCCGACGTGGCCACCCAGGTCTTCGAGCTGCTGATGGGCTCCGACGTCGCGCCCCGCAAGGAGTTCATCGTGCAGGGCGCCTACGACGTCGACGTCGAGGCGCTCGACGCCTGAGTGTCGTCCTCACCGCCGGCCTGGGACGATGGAGGGCGTGCCCGCCTCCCCCTCCCCGCGCCGCCGCGGGATCGCCGCGCTGCTCGCGCTGGGCGTGCTCGTGTCGGGCTGCACGGGTGGGCCCGGGGGAGCACCGGAGCCCAGCGGTGACCTGGCCAGCACGGACGCGCCCGACCCGCCCAGCGCCTCGGAGCGGCTGGGCCTGCGCCCCGGGTGGGGTCCGAGCCGCGCCGAGCTCGACCTCGCGGCGCGGCGTACGCAGCGGATGAGCCTGCCGCAGCTGGCCGGGCAGGTGATCGTCGCGCGCTGGGACGGCACCGGGGCGCCGACGGCGCTGGTGCGGCGCCTGCACCTGGGCGGCGTGGTCGCCTTCGCCGACAACATCTCCTCCACCGACCAGCTGCGCCGCGCCACCCGGGCGCTGCAGCGCGACGCCGGGCGGGACTGGCCGGTCATGGTGGCCGTCGACCAGGAGGGCGGCTCCGTCGCGCGGGTGCGCGGCTCGGCCACCGGCTTCCCCGCGTTCATGTCGGCCGGCGCGGCCGCCCGGCCGGCCCTGACCCGGCGCACCTACGCCGCCAGCGGCCGCGAGCTGCGCGGCCTGGGCGTCAACGTCGACCTGGCCCCCGACGCCGACGTCACCACCGGCCCCGCCGACCCCGTCATCGGCAGCCGCTCGGCCGGCTCCGACCCCGCCGCCGTGGCCCGCCACGTGGTGGCCGCCGCCCGCGGCTTCCGCGACGCCGGCGTCGTGCCGGTCGTCAAGCACTTCCCCGGCCACGGCTCGCTTGGCACCGACAGCCACCTCGCCCTGCCGGTGCAGCGGCGCCCGCTGGCCGCCCTCTCCCGCACGGACCTGCGGCCCTTCCGGGCCGCGGTCGAGGCCGGGCTGCCGGCGGTGATGACCGGCCACATCGCCGTCGCCGACGTCGATCCCGGGGTGCCGGCCAGCCTCTCGCGGCCGGTGGTGACCGGGCTGCTGCGCCAACGGCTCGGCTTCGACGGCGTGGTGATGAGCGACGCGCTCGACATGGGCGCGGTGAGCGGGCGGCGTACGCCGGCGGTGCAGGTGCTGCGCGCCGGCTCCGACGTGGTGCTGATGCCGCCCGACCCGGCCGCGACCCGCACCGCGATCGTGCGGGCCGTGCGCGACGGCCGCCTGGGCCGCACCCGCCTGCGCCAGGCCGCCGCGCGCACCATCGCGCTCCTCGAGCACCACGCCTCGGGCGACCCGGCCCCGCCCGGCAGCGGCCGGGCGGCCTCGCGGCGGCTCTCGGCGGCCGCCGTCACCGTCGCCGCCGGTCCCTGCCGCGGGCCGCTCGTGCGGGGGTCGGTGGTGCCGCTGGGCGACGCGACGGCGGTGCAGGCGTTCCGGGCCGCGGCCCGGTCGGCGGGGCTGGCCCTGGGCCAGGTGCGCTACGAGAAGCCGCCGCGCCCCGAGCGCACGGGGCGGAGGAAGAAGGACCGCGCCGCGCTGCGCCGCTGGCGGCGCACCGAGCCGGTGCGCGTGGTCGACGGCACACCGGTGCACCTGCTGGGCGGCGGTGCCGCGCCCGACACCGGCGTCGTGGTCGCCACCGACCGGCCCTACCTGCTCGGGGGATCGAGCGCGCCCGTGCGCATCGCGACGTACGGCGAGACCCCGGGCGCCATGTCGGCGCTCGTCGACGTGCTCACCGGGCGCGAGCGCGCTCCCGGGCGGCTGCCCGTCGACGTGCCCGGAGTGCCGCGGCGCGGCTGCTGAGCCCCGCTGGGTGCCGTCAGGCGTGCTGGGTCAGCAGACCGGTGTCGACGTCGTAGACGAACCCGCCCACGGAGACGCTGTCGGGCACCAGCGGGTGCGTGCGCACCTTGGCCACGTCGTCGGCCAGCGCGGCGAGCTGGTCGGCGACCACGTGGAAGGGCTGCCAGGTGGAGTCGGTGCCGGCGGAGGCCGTGACCCGCTCGTGCAGCTCGGCCTCGGTGGCGCTGGCCATGGCGCAGCGGGTGTGCGGGATCACGAGGACCCGCTGCACGTTGAGCAGGTGGGCGCCGAGGACGAGCGCCTCGAGCGCCGCCTCGGTGACCCGGCCGCCGGGGTTGCGGAAGATCTTGGCGTCACCGGCGGAGAGCCCGAGCATGCCCAGCGGGTCGATGCGCGAGTCCATGCAGGTCACGATCGCCACGCCGGCCTTGGCGATGCCGTCGAAGCCGGCGTACTCGAAGGAGTCGGCGAAGCTGCGGTTGGCCTCGAGGAGGTCCTCGAAGGCGGCTGGGTTGGGGTGCGAGTCGGCCATGGCCCGCAACCTAGCCGACGGCGGGCACCCCGGTCGCGGCGTCTCGGCCGTGACCTGCGGCACGTGTGTCGGCGCCGCGCAGCAGCACCAGCGCCAGCACCGCGGCCAGCAGCGCGCACCCGGCGGCGCCGAGGAAGACGGTCTGCTCCTGGGCGATGCCGGCGGCGCGCAGCAGGTCGGAGTACTCCGCGCAGCGGGTGGTGCCCGCGGGGCAGACGTCCTGGATGGGCGGGATGTCGGCCTGCTCGGCGTAGTAGCGGCGCAGCCCGATCGTGGTGAGCGCCGAGATGCCGACCAGCATCCCGACCGTGCGGGCGACCACGACCATCGCCGAGGCCAGGCCGTGCACGGCGTCGGCGGTGTGGGCCAGCACGGCCGCGTTGACCGGCGCCAGCGCGAGGCCGAAGCCCAGCCCGCCCACCACCAGCGGCACGGTCGCCGTCCAGCTCTCCAGGGCGTCGACGCCCCAGCGCGACATCATCACGAAGCCGGTCGCGGCCATCACCATCCCGGCGGCGGTGATCACCCCGGCGGGCAGCACCCGGGTCAGGTAGCCGCCGACGACCGCACCGACGGGCAGCGCGACCAGGAAGCGCACCAGCACGAGCGCCGCGAGCAGCTGGGAGTCCTGGTACGTCGTGGTGCGGGCGAAGAGCGGCACGTCGATCAGGGCCGCGATCAGGGCGGCCCCGATCAGGAAGCTGACCACCACCGAGCCCCACGCGGGCCGGTCTCGCAGCGCCCCGCGCGGCAGCAGCGGGTCGCTGGCGCGGCGCAGGTGCACCACGAACGCGACCGAGGCGACGGCGGCCCCCAGCAGGTACCACCGGCCCTGGTCGGAGAAGACCTGCACCTTGGGGTCGGCGGTGGCGAAGGCCAGGATCACCCCGCCCAGCGCGACCGCGAGGTAGGTCGCCCCCGTGACGTCGGCCTCGCGCAGCGAGCGGCCCCAGGCACGCAGGTCGACCAGCGGCCGCCGGGCGGTCAGGGTGCGGGCCACCACCAGCAGCGCCAGCACGACGGTGACGGCGCCGACGGGGGTCAGCCACCGGCCGCCGCCGTCGACGAACGGGATGAACAGCCGGCCGTAGTCGATGTCGGCGCGCAGGGAACCGGGCGGTTGGAAGACCAGGGCACCCGCGAGGAGCAGCAGCAGGAGCAGGCCCAGCCCCACCAGGTCGGGCCGCCCCCGGCGCGGGTCGATGCGCCGGTCACGGGGGCCGGTCGTGGTGCCGCTGCGCGCGGCCAGGGCGGCGATCGCCGCGGCCAGCACCAGGCCCACGGCCAGGTTGATCAGGAAGATGGCGCGCCAGTCGGCGAAGGCCAGCACCGCGGCGCCGTACAACGGCCCGACGACGCTGCCGATCTCCTGCACCGCCGAGACCAGCCCGAGCGGCACCCCGCGCCGCTCCCGCGGGTAGAGGTCGGCGACCAGCGCCAGGGTGGCCGGCACCAGGCCGCCACCGCCGACGCCCTGCAGGAAGCGTCCGGCCACCATCGAGGGCATGTCGTAGGCGGCGGCGGTGACGATCGAGCCGATCGCGAAGACGACCAGCGAGGCGGTCAGCACCGGCACCCGGCCGCGCAGGTCGGCGATCCGACCGATCAGCGGCAGCATCGCGACGTAGCCGAGCAGGAAGCCCGAGATGATCGGCGCCGCGCGCTGCAGCTGGTCGGGGGAGAGCCCGACCCCGGCCATCATGTCGACCAGCGCCAGCACCACCACGTAGGTGTCGGCGGCCGCGAAGGCCACCGCGAGCGCGGCCAGCCCCAGCAGCAGCCGGGCACCCCGGTCGGTGCCCGCGGTGCCGCCCGCGGCGCTGCTCGTGCTCACTCGGGCGCGGTGATCTCGGGCGAGGAGCCGTAGTCGTCGAAGTCGACGGTGTAGGTCATCGACTCGCCGTCGCCGTAGAAGGCGCCGGTCAGCTCCATCGAGCGCAGCTCGCCCCCGTCGGAGACGGCGTACGAGGCGTCGAAGTCGCCCTCGGCGCTGGGGATGATGGTGGCCGCGACCTCCTGGGAGATCGTGCCGGTGTAGGTGGTCAGCACGTCGCGGTTGTCGGTGCCGCCGCGCACCTGCTCGCCCGCCTCGACGTCGTCGGTGCTGGTCAGCAGCGACGAGAAGCCGCCGTCGGCGCCCAGCAGGGCGGCCGGGTCGGGCGCGCCGTACTCGGCCGGGTCGATCTGCGACCAGCCGGTCGTCAGCGGCACCTGGGCGTGGACGACGTCGTCGACCGCGACCACGGGAACCTCGGGCTCGAAGCCGGCGAAGCGCACGGTGATCACGCCGTCGAAGGCCGCGGGGCTGGGGGTGCCGACGCCCTCGGCGCGCAGCAGCCCCTCGACGCCCTCGGGGAGGTCGTCGGTGACGAGGCTGACCTGCACGCCGCTGGTCTCGTCGAGGGTCGCCTTGGCCTCGGCGAGCACCTCCTGCGCGCTCGGGGCCTCCTCGGCCGCGCTGTCGTCGCCGCTGCTGCAGGCGGAGAGGCCGCCGAGGCCCAGGAGGCCGGCCGCGGTCAGGGCCGCGAGGGTGGGAGCACGCATGTCACTCAGCCTTGCACATCGTCGGCAACGCCCGGGTCGACCGCGGGCACGTCGGCGGCGCTCGCCGGCACGCGCAGGGCGACCGGGCCGGAGCACGCCGCGACCGCCTGCGACCCGGGCACGCCGGAGCCGTCGCGGCGCCCGGTCGCGGCGGGCAGCTCGACCGGCGCACCGCTGGCCGCGGCGGCGCGGGCGGGGGCGGTGCCCGCCCAGGCCAGGACCAGCGCGTCCTCGCCCTTGAGGAAGCGGTGGCAGCGCACGCCGCCGGTGGCGCGACCCTTGGCGGGGTACTCGCTGAACGGCGTCACCTTGATCGCGCCCACCTCGGTGCCGGGCAGGGCGGTGGCGGAGCCGGAGGCGGTGACCAGCACCGCGCCCTCCGGCGCCGACGGGTCGACGACCCCGAACCACAGCACCGCCTGGCCGTCGGTGAGCCGGATGCCGGCGATGCCGCCGCCGGACCGGCCCTGGGGACGCACCGCGTCGGCGGAGAAGTGCAGCAGCTGGGCGTCGGTGCTGACGAAGCACAGCGACTCCTGGCCGGTCACGAGCTCGACGGCGCCGACGACCTCGTCGTCGTCCTTGAGCCCGATCACCTCCCAGTCGTCGCGGTTGAGCACCTCGGGGTTGACGCGCTTGACGACGCCCTGCCGGGTGCCCAGCGCCAGGCCGGGCCCGTCGGTGGCCAGCGTGCACAGCGACAGCGCCCGCTCGCCGGTCTCGAGGGAGAGCAACTCGCTGAGCGGCACCCCGCCCTGCAGGTTGGGGTCGTTGGCCGAGGCGGGGATGGTCGGCAGGTCGAGCACCGTCAGGCGCAGCAGCCGCCCGCGGCTGGTCAGCACCCCGACCTCGGCGCGCGCGGTCGTGGCCACCGCGGAGACCACGACGTCGTGGTTGGTGCGGTCGCCACCCACGCCCGGCGCCTCGGCGCTCGAGGAGCGCGCCAGCAGGCCCGTGGAGGACAGGTAGGCGAAGCACGGGTCGTCGGCGACCTCGAGCGGCGTAGCCGCCGCGGCCGCCGGGGTCCCGGCCGACTCCAGCAGCACCGTGCGGCGCGGGGTGCCGTAGGTCTTGGCGACCTCGGCCAGCTCGTCGGAGACGACCTCGCGCAGCAGCTGGTCGTCGGCCAGGATCGCGTCGAGCGCCTCGATCTCGCCGCGCAGCTGCTCCTGCTCCTTCTCCAGCTCGATGCGGCTGAAGCGGGTCAGGCGACGCAGCTGCATCTCGAGGATGTAGTCGGCCTGCAGCACCGAGAGCTCGAAGACCGTGGTCAGCCGCTCGCGTGCGGCGCCGGCGTCGTCGCTGGTGCGGATCACCTGGATGACCTCGTCGATGTCGAGCAGCGCGACCAGCAGGCCGTCGACCAGGTGCAGGCGCTCGGCCTTCTTGGTGCGGCGGAACTGCGTGCGCCGGCGTACGACGTCGTAGCGGTGGCCCAGGAAGACCTCGAGCATCTCCTTGAGCCCCAGGGTGCGGGGCTGGCCGTCGACGAGGGCGACGTTGTTGATGCCGAAGGAGTCCTCGAGCGGGGTCTGGCGGTAGAGCTGCTCGAGCAGCGCCTCGGGCACGAACCCGTTCTTGACCTCGATGACCAGGCGCAGGCCGTGGTCGCGGTCGGTGAGGTCCTTGATGTCGGAGATGCCCTGGACCTTCTTGGCCTGCACGAGGGTCTTGATGCGCTCGACGATCTTCTCGGTGCCCACGCCGTAGGGCATCTCGGTCACCACGATCGCCTTGCGCCGACCGATCGTCTCGATGCGGGCCGTGGCGCGCATCTTGAAGGTGCCGCGGCCGGTCTCGTAGGCGTCGCGGATGCCGTCGAGGCCCACGATCTTGCCGCCGGTGGGCAGGTCGGGGCCGGGGATGAAGCGCATCAGGTCGTCGATGCCGGCGCCCGGGTGGATGATCAGGTGCCGCAGCGCCTGGACCACCTCGACGAGGTTGTGGGGGGCGCAGTTGGTGGCCATGCCGACCGCGATGCCGGTGGTGCCGTTGACCACCAGGTTGGGGATCGCCGACGGCAGCACCGACGGCTCCATCTCGCGGGAGTCGTAGTTGGGCCTGAAGTCGACGGTGTCCTCGTCGATGGAGGCGGTCATCGCCACGGCCGGCGGGGCCATCCGGCACTCGGTGTAGCGCATGGCGGCGGGGGAGTCGTCGGGCGAGCCGAAGTTGCCGTGCCCGTCGATGAAGGGCAGCCGCATCGACCACGGCTGGGCGGTGCGGACCAGGGCGTCGTAGATCGCGGAGTCGCCGTGGGGGTGCAGGCGACCCATCACCTCGCCGACGACGCGGGCGCTCTTCACGTGCCCGCGGTCGGGGAAGAGCCGCATCTCGTTCATCGTGTAGAGGATCCGCCGCTGCACCGGCTTGAGACCGTCGCGCGCGTCGGGCAGCGCCCGGGAGTAGATGACGGAGTAGGCGTACTCCAGGAACGAGCTGCGCATCTCGTCGCCGACGTCGATGTCGAGGATGTGCTCCTCGAAGTCGTCGGGCAGCGGCTGCTTGGTGGAACCCTTGGCCATGGGGCCATTCTCCCCGCACGTCCCCGCGCTCGGCGCCGGGGCACGCCGGTCGCGGGTCTTCGGTAGATTCCCTCTCGTGAGCGGCGGCCCCCAGCAGGACGACATCGAGACCTCCACCGAGCCCGCGGCACCCGGTGCCCCACGGCACTGGGAGGCCGACGTCCTGCTGCGCGACGGACGCACCGCCCACATCCGCCCGATCCGCCCCGACGACGCCGAGCTGCTCGTCGACTTCTACAGCCGCGTCTCGGACCGCTCGAAGTACTACCGGTTCTTCTCGCCCATGCCGCGCCTCTCCGACCGCGACGTGCAGCGCTTCACCCGCGTCGACCACCACGACCGGGTGGCGCTGGTGCTGGTGCTGGCCGACCGGATGATCGCGGTCGGCCGCTACGACCGGGTCCGCACCGGCGAGGCCGAGGTCGCGTTCCTGGTCGAGGACCAGCACCAGGGCCGCGGCATCGCCCAGCTGCTGCTCGAGCACCTGGCGCAGGCCGGTCGCGAGCGCGGGCTCGAGAAGTTCACCGCCGAGGTGCTGCCCGACAACTCCCGGATGATCCAGACCTTCCGCGACGCCGGCTACCGCGTGGCCAGCGAGTTCGAGGACGGCGTCATCCAGCTGGAGTTCCCGATCGACGCCACCGACACCGCGATCGGGGTGATGCAGGACCGGGAGCACCGCGCCGAGTCCGCCTCGATCGAGAAGTTCTTCAACCCCCGCTCGGTGGCCATCATCGGCGCCTCGCGCCGCCAGGACACGATCGGCCAGACGCTGGTGCGCAACCTGGTGATGGGCGACTTCACCGGTCGCGTGTACGCCGTGAACCCGTCGGCGGGCGCGGTGTCGGGGCTGCCGGCGTACAAGAGCGTGGGGGAGATCCCCGACCACGTCGACGTGGCCATCGTCGCGGTGCCCGCCGACGCGGTGCAGGACGTCGTGCTCGACTGCGCGGCCAAGGGCGTGCACGGGCTGGTGGTGATCTCCAGCGGCTTCGCCGAGACCGGCGAGGAGGGCCGCCAGCGCCAGCGTCGCCTCGTGGGGCTCTCGCGCTCCTACGGGCTGCGCCTGATCGGGCCCAACTGCCTGGGCGTCATCAACACCGACCCCGGTGTCTCCATCAACGCCTCGCTGTCGTCGGTGATGCCGCCGCGCGGGCGGGCCGGCTTCTTCTGCCAGTCCGGTGCGCTGGGCTCGGCGATCCTCGAGAAGGTCCAGAACCGCGGGCTGGGCCTGTCGACCTTCGTCAGCGCCGGCAACCGCGCCGACGTGTCGGGCAACGACCTGCTGCAGTACTGGGAGGAGGACGACTCCACCGAGGTCGTGCTGCTCTACCTGGAGTCGATCGGCAACCCGCGCAAGTTCTCCCGGATCGCGCGACGGGTCTCGCTGCGCAAGCCGATCATCGCGGTGCGCTCGGGGCGCACCACGCAGGGCGTGCCGATGGGGCACGCGGTGCGCAAGATCGCCGCCCCGCCGGCGGCCGTCGACGCGATGTTCCGCCAGGCCGGGATCATCCAGGTCGACACCCTCGACGAGATGTTCGACGTCGCCCAGCTGGTGGCCCACCAGCCGCTGCCGCGTGGGCGCCGGGTCGCGATCGTGGGCAACTCCGACGCGCTGGGCCTGCTGGCCGCCGACGCCGCGGCCGCGGTCGGCCTGGTGGTCAACAAGGCGGTGCCGCTGGGCGCCGAGGCGACCGCCGAGGACTTCGAGGACGCGCTCGACGCGGCCATCGACGACCCCGACGTCGACTCCGTGGTCGCGGTCTACACCCCGCCGCTCAACGTCAGCGGCGAGGAGGTCGCCAACGTGCTGGCCGCGATCGGGGAGCAGTCCGACAAGCCCCTGGTCTCGACCTTCCTGGGCGTCGAGGGCGTGCCCGAGCTGCTGCGCGTGCCCGACGTGGCCGGCTCCACGGCCGGGCGCGGCTCGGTGCCGTCGTACCCCGCCGTCGAGGCGGCGGTGCGGGCCCTGGCCCGTGTCGTCGACTACGCCGTGTGGCTGCGCACCCCCGACGGCACACCCCTGGACCCCGAGGGCGCCGACGACGACACCGCACGCGGCATCGTCAACCGGGTGCTGGCCGAGCACCCCCAGGGCGCCGAGCTGGGCCGCGACGACCTGCGGGCCCTGCTGGCCGCCTACGACATCGACCTGTGGCCCTCGCGGGTCGTGAGCAGCCTCGGCGAGGCCAACGCCGCCGGCGCCGAGCTCGGGTGGGACGTGGTGCTCAAGGCGACCGCCGACCACCTGCGCGAGCGCCCCGACCTGGCCCACGTGTGGCGCAACATCGACGGCGTCAACCAGATGCGCGACGCCTGGGCCTCGCTGTCGGCCCTGGTGGGCGAGGAGGACCTGACCGACGCGTTCCTGGTGCAGGGCACCGCCCCGCCCGGGGTGCCGGTGTCGATCTCGAGCATCGAGGACCCGCTCTTCGGGCCGGTGGTCTCCTTCGGCATCTCCGGACCGCTCACCGAGCTGCTCGGCGACCGGGCCTACCGCATCCCGCCGCTGGGCACCCGCGACGCCGCCGCGATGGTGCGCGAGGTCAAGGCCAGCCCGATGCTCTTCGGCTACCGGGGCAGCGAGGTCGTCGACGTCGGGGAGGTCGAGCGGCTCATCAGCCGCGTCTCGCAGCTGCAGAACGACATGCCCCAGCTCTCCGCCCTCGAGCTCGGGCTGGTGCTCGCCGGGCCCTCGGGATCGACCGTGCTCGACGCCTCGGCGCGGGTCGAGCCGGCCGCCGACTCGCGCTCCGACTGGTTCGTGCGCCGGATGCCCTCACAGCCGGGCGACACCATTCCGAGCTGAGGTCGACCTACCCGTATGCTCCGTGGTCATGGTGATCTCTGACAGCGCGCGCCTGCTCTTCGTGCACGTGCAGAAGACGGGTGGGTCGACCATCCACAACCGGCTCACGGAGGTCCTGCCCGACGCACGCCAGGTCAAGGGCGTCGACCGGCACGCCACGCTGGGCCAGATCCTGCGCGCCGAGCCCGAGCTGTCGACGTACTGGACCTTCGGGATCGTGCGCAACCCGTGGGCGCGGATGCTGTCGTGGTTCCGCATGGTCGAGCGCTTCCGCGACTCCGAGCAGGACGGCGAGCGCCGCCTGGACCGCAAGAACCAGTTCATCCGCTCGGTCGCCGAGACCTGCCCGGACTTCGAGTCCTTCATCATGAAGGGCCTCGACGAGTTCTCCCGGCTGCAGACGCCGCAGTGGCGCTACCTGGCCACCAAGACGCGCCGCGCCGACATGATCGGGCGCCAGGAGAGCCTCGAGGCCGACCTGCGCGCCGTGCAGGCCCGCTTCGACATCGCCTGGGAGCCGCTGAAGAGCGTCAACATCGACCGCACCCGCCCCGACTACAAGGCGGGCCCCGAGCTCGGTGGGCGCGACACCCGCTACCGCAGCGAGTACACCGACGAGATGGCCCGACGCGTCGAGGCGGCCTTCGCCCGCGACGTCACCGCCTTCGGATACGAGTTCTGAGCATGCGCGCCCGCACCGACGACCGTGACCGCCTGCGCGAGCTGCGCGCCGCCATCGACCGCACCGGCTACTACCCCGAGGTGGTCGGCGAGGGCGTCCAGGCCGCCGTGGCCGGCGAGCAGGTGGTCTCCTTCTTCGTCCACCACGAGCCGACCTTCGAGCACGACGAGGTGCGCCGGCACCTGTCGGTGGTGGTGCTGACCCCGACCCGGCTGGTGCTGGCCCACACCGACGAGCACACCGGCGACGACCTGCTGCCCGAGCCCTACACCTCGACCTCCACCGAGGCGATCCGGCTCAGCGCGGTGCGCTCGGTGGTGGTGACCCGGATGGTCGCCAACCCGACCTCGGGCCCGGGCCACCCGGCCGAGGCCGTGATGACGATCGGCTGGGGCGGGGTGAGCCGGGTCGACCTCGAGCCCGCCGGCTGCAGCGACCCCGAGTGCGACGCCGACCACGGCTACACCGGGGTCCTGGCCCCCGACGACTTCTCGCTGCGGGTCTCGTCCGCCGCCGACGGCAAGGACGCCGTGGCCGGGCTGCTCGCCTTCGCCGAGTCCCTGTCGTCGCGCACCCACCAGGCGCCGTCGGCGCCGTGACGTTCCTCGCGCCCGGGTACGGCGACCGGTCGCTGGCCGACGTGGTGCCCGCGGTCGGTGCCGCCCTGGGGGTGCGTCTCGAGGGTGCCGCGCACGAGGGGCTCGCGCTGCCCGAGGCGCCGGCGTACGTGGTGTTCCTCGTCGACGGTCTCGGGGCGCGGCTGCTGGAGCGCTACGCGCACGTGGCGCCGTA from Nocardioides salarius harbors:
- a CDS encoding LppX_LprAFG lipoprotein → MRAPTLAALTAAGLLGLGGLSACSSGDDSAAEEAPSAQEVLAEAKATLDETSGVQVSLVTDDLPEGVEGLLRAEGVGTPSPAAFDGVITVRFAGFEPEVPVVAVDDVVHAQVPLTTGWSQIDPAEYGAPDPAALLGADGGFSSLLTSTDDVEAGEQVRGGTDNRDVLTTYTGTISQEVAATIIPSAEGDFDASYAVSDGGELRSMELTGAFYGDGESMTYTVDFDDYGSSPEITAPE
- a CDS encoding beta-class carbonic anhydrase; its protein translation is MADSHPNPAAFEDLLEANRSFADSFEYAGFDGIAKAGVAIVTCMDSRIDPLGMLGLSAGDAKIFRNPGGRVTEAALEALVLGAHLLNVQRVLVIPHTRCAMASATEAELHERVTASAGTDSTWQPFHVVADQLAALADDVAKVRTHPLVPDSVSVGGFVYDVDTGLLTQHA
- a CDS encoding MFS transporter, with translation MSTSSAAGGTAGTDRGARLLLGLAALAVAFAAADTYVVVLALVDMMAGVGLSPDQLQRAAPIISGFLLGYVAMLPLIGRIADLRGRVPVLTASLVVFAIGSIVTAAAYDMPSMVAGRFLQGVGGGGLVPATLALVADLYPRERRGVPLGLVSAVQEIGSVVGPLYGAAVLAFADWRAIFLINLAVGLVLAAAIAALAARSGTTTGPRDRRIDPRRGRPDLVGLGLLLLLLLAGALVFQPPGSLRADIDYGRLFIPFVDGGGRWLTPVGAVTVVLALLVVARTLTARRPLVDLRAWGRSLREADVTGATYLAVALGGVILAFATADPKVQVFSDQGRWYLLGAAVASVAFVVHLRRASDPLLPRGALRDRPAWGSVVVSFLIGAALIAALIDVPLFARTTTYQDSQLLAALVLVRFLVALPVGAVVGGYLTRVLPAGVITAAGMVMAATGFVMMSRWGVDALESWTATVPLVVGGLGFGLALAPVNAAVLAHTADAVHGLASAMVVVARTVGMLVGISALTTIGLRRYYAEQADIPPIQDVCPAGTTRCAEYSDLLRAAGIAQEQTVFLGAAGCALLAAVLALVLLRGADTRAAGHGRDAATGVPAVG
- a CDS encoding glycoside hydrolase family 3 protein yields the protein MPASPSPRRRGIAALLALGVLVSGCTGGPGGAPEPSGDLASTDAPDPPSASERLGLRPGWGPSRAELDLAARRTQRMSLPQLAGQVIVARWDGTGAPTALVRRLHLGGVVAFADNISSTDQLRRATRALQRDAGRDWPVMVAVDQEGGSVARVRGSATGFPAFMSAGAAARPALTRRTYAASGRELRGLGVNVDLAPDADVTTGPADPVIGSRSAGSDPAAVARHVVAAARGFRDAGVVPVVKHFPGHGSLGTDSHLALPVQRRPLAALSRTDLRPFRAAVEAGLPAVMTGHIAVADVDPGVPASLSRPVVTGLLRQRLGFDGVVMSDALDMGAVSGRRTPAVQVLRAGSDVVLMPPDPAATRTAIVRAVRDGRLGRTRLRQAAARTIALLEHHASGDPAPPGSGRAASRRLSAAAVTVAAGPCRGPLVRGSVVPLGDATAVQAFRAAARSAGLALGQVRYEKPPRPERTGRRKKDRAALRRWRRTEPVRVVDGTPVHLLGGGAAPDTGVVVATDRPYLLGGSSAPVRIATYGETPGAMSALVDVLTGRERAPGRLPVDVPGVPRRGC
- a CDS encoding GNAT family N-acetyltransferase translates to MSGGPQQDDIETSTEPAAPGAPRHWEADVLLRDGRTAHIRPIRPDDAELLVDFYSRVSDRSKYYRFFSPMPRLSDRDVQRFTRVDHHDRVALVLVLADRMIAVGRYDRVRTGEAEVAFLVEDQHQGRGIAQLLLEHLAQAGRERGLEKFTAEVLPDNSRMIQTFRDAGYRVASEFEDGVIQLEFPIDATDTAIGVMQDREHRAESASIEKFFNPRSVAIIGASRRQDTIGQTLVRNLVMGDFTGRVYAVNPSAGAVSGLPAYKSVGEIPDHVDVAIVAVPADAVQDVVLDCAAKGVHGLVVISSGFAETGEEGRQRQRRLVGLSRSYGLRLIGPNCLGVINTDPGVSINASLSSVMPPRGRAGFFCQSGALGSAILEKVQNRGLGLSTFVSAGNRADVSGNDLLQYWEEDDSTEVVLLYLESIGNPRKFSRIARRVSLRKPIIAVRSGRTTQGVPMGHAVRKIAAPPAAVDAMFRQAGIIQVDTLDEMFDVAQLVAHQPLPRGRRVAIVGNSDALGLLAADAAAAVGLVVNKAVPLGAEATAEDFEDALDAAIDDPDVDSVVAVYTPPLNVSGEEVANVLAAIGEQSDKPLVSTFLGVEGVPELLRVPDVAGSTAGRGSVPSYPAVEAAVRALARVVDYAVWLRTPDGTPLDPEGADDDTARGIVNRVLAEHPQGAELGRDDLRALLAAYDIDLWPSRVVSSLGEANAAGAELGWDVVLKATADHLRERPDLAHVWRNIDGVNQMRDAWASLSALVGEEDLTDAFLVQGTAPPGVPVSISSIEDPLFGPVVSFGISGPLTELLGDRAYRIPPLGTRDAAAMVREVKASPMLFGYRGSEVVDVGEVERLISRVSQLQNDMPQLSALELGLVLAGPSGSTVLDASARVEPAADSRSDWFVRRMPSQPGDTIPS
- a CDS encoding DNA gyrase/topoisomerase IV subunit A — translated: MAKGSTKQPLPDDFEEHILDIDVGDEMRSSFLEYAYSVIYSRALPDARDGLKPVQRRILYTMNEMRLFPDRGHVKSARVVGEVMGRLHPHGDSAIYDALVRTAQPWSMRLPFIDGHGNFGSPDDSPAAMRYTECRMAPPAVAMTASIDEDTVDFRPNYDSREMEPSVLPSAIPNLVVNGTTGIAVGMATNCAPHNLVEVVQALRHLIIHPGAGIDDLMRFIPGPDLPTGGKIVGLDGIRDAYETGRGTFKMRATARIETIGRRKAIVVTEMPYGVGTEKIVERIKTLVQAKKVQGISDIKDLTDRDHGLRLVIEVKNGFVPEALLEQLYRQTPLEDSFGINNVALVDGQPRTLGLKEMLEVFLGHRYDVVRRRTQFRRTKKAERLHLVDGLLVALLDIDEVIQVIRTSDDAGAARERLTTVFELSVLQADYILEMQLRRLTRFSRIELEKEQEQLRGEIEALDAILADDQLLREVVSDELAEVAKTYGTPRRTVLLESAGTPAAAAATPLEVADDPCFAYLSSTGLLARSSSAEAPGVGGDRTNHDVVVSAVATTARAEVGVLTSRGRLLRLTVLDLPTIPASANDPNLQGGVPLSELLSLETGERALSLCTLATDGPGLALGTRQGVVKRVNPEVLNRDDWEVIGLKDDDEVVGAVELVTGQESLCFVSTDAQLLHFSADAVRPQGRSGGGIAGIRLTDGQAVLWFGVVDPSAPEGAVLVTASGSATALPGTEVGAIKVTPFSEYPAKGRATGGVRCHRFLKGEDALVLAWAGTAPARAAAASGAPVELPAATGRRDGSGVPGSQAVAACSGPVALRVPASAADVPAVDPGVADDVQG
- a CDS encoding sulfotransferase family 2 domain-containing protein, which codes for MVISDSARLLFVHVQKTGGSTIHNRLTEVLPDARQVKGVDRHATLGQILRAEPELSTYWTFGIVRNPWARMLSWFRMVERFRDSEQDGERRLDRKNQFIRSVAETCPDFESFIMKGLDEFSRLQTPQWRYLATKTRRADMIGRQESLEADLRAVQARFDIAWEPLKSVNIDRTRPDYKAGPELGGRDTRYRSEYTDEMARRVEAAFARDVTAFGYEF